The following are encoded together in the Zygosaccharomyces rouxii strain CBS732 chromosome C complete sequence genome:
- a CDS encoding SIS domain-containing protein (conserved hypothetical protein), with amino-acid sequence MPTETNIFKPLRQMQPQQQAENTELLCNSMATFEKLLYHHELQMQHLFEMYYQSQLHRDQLKQSLSLLLQTLRSGNKVVLLGCGKSHIIASKAVATLRSVGIPSAILHPTEAMHGDMGLIQQGDALLVCSSGGETDEIVQFLKYASSPLAPLPLQNIVKIGACAKPESTISLMCDSLILLPQRYPETEVQEGLKAPTLSTTSMLVTLDCLCISLSEMYYDGDLSLRSQIFNASHPSGGIGRSHKSQTSIAPADPELSTIDRIGKLPKPLDELNLLQTIVLYDWIQWKSHIVPSKLIQKLYAEWKNGGNLLESFPLEDFLERHVEEHT; translated from the coding sequence ATGCCAACTGAGACAAATATCTTTAAACCGTTGCGTCAAATGCAGCCGCAGCAGCAAGCTGAGAATACAGAACTATTGTGTAATTCAATGGCCACCTTTGAAAAGCTACTTTATCACCATGAGTTGCAGATGCAACATTTGTTTGAAATGTACTATCAATCTCAACTACACCGAGATCAATTGAAGCAATCACTTTCGTTACTTTTACAAACCCTAAGATCAGGAAATAAGGTTGTCCTTCTAGGATGTGGTAAATCTCATATTATTGCATCGAAAGCCGTGGCCACGCTTAGATCTGTGGGTATCCCATCGGCAATTCTACACCCTACAGAGGCAATGCATGGTGACATGGGACTTATCCAACAAGGAGATGCCCTGTTAGTTTGTTCAAGCGGTGGCGAGACTGACGAAATCgttcaatttttaaaatacGCAAGTAGTCCGCTTGCCCCTTTACCATTGCAAAATATTGTCAAAATAGGTGCTTGTGCTAAACCTGAAAGTACAATTTCACTAATGTGCGATTCACTGATATTGCTCCCTCAAAGATATCCAGAAACGGAGGTGCAAGAAGGGCTCAAGGCACCCACTTTATCAACCACATCAATGCTCGTGACCTTAGACTGTCTATGCATCTCGCTGAGCGAAATGTATTACGATGGTGATCTTTCACTTCGCTCACAAATCTTTAACGCATCCCACCCtagtggtggtattggTCGCAGTCATAAGAGTCAAACTTCCATTGCACCAGCTGATCCTGAATTATCAACAATTGATCGCATAGGCAAATTACCAAAACCCttagatgaattgaaccTTTTACAGACGATTGTATTATATGATTGGATCCAATGGAAATCGCATATCGTGCCTTCAAAATTGATACAGAAGCTTTATGCAGAATGGAAGAATGGGGGAAATCTTCTGGAATCATTTCCACTGGAAGATTTTCTGGAGCGTCACGTCGAAGAACACACGTAA
- a CDS encoding Mg-dependent acid phosphatase (similar to uniprot|P40081 Saccharomyces cerevisiae YER134C Hypothetical ORF) produces MFEHGTCRRIVSLILIVIWAIWLKKSKVFILNIDQMSDHKMKYPDVATFDLDYTVWPCYCDSHINPPLKPIRSSNGEVRTVVDASGYEVTIYPDIYKILSDLKQNDVKLISASRTWAPDIAKQMLKTFKMSYNGSIVPLTEIFDVSEWGERSKVGHIRDSFKIIYGDTNLDKRDICLFDDEGRNKEVERYGIKFVYVKDPERGATWKLYQDYLKNK; encoded by the coding sequence ATGTTCGAGCACGGGACCTGCAGAAGGATCGTCAGTCTAATACTAATAGTTATATGGGCGATATGGttgaaaaaatctaaaGTTTTCATTTTAAATATTGATCAAATGAGTGACCACAAGATGAAATACCCTGACGTTGCAACATTTGATTTAGATTATACCGTCTGGCCCTGTTATTGCGATTCTCACATTAATCCTCCATTAAAACCAATTCGCAGTTCAAATGGTGAAGTGAGAACCGTTGTTGATGCATCTGGTTATGAAGTTACAATTTATCCTGACATCTATAAGATTTTATCTGATTTGAAGCAAAATGACGTTAAATTAATTAGTGCGTCGAGAACATGGGCTCCTGATATCGCTAAGCAAATGTTGAAGACTTTCAAAATGTCATACAACGGTTCTATTGTCCCATTaactgaaatttttgacgTTTCAGAGTGGGGGGAAAGATCCAAGGTTGGTCACATTAGAGATTCATTCAAGATAATTTACGGTGATACTAATTTAGACAAGAGAGACATCTGCctatttgatgatgaaggtaGAAATaaagaagtggaaagaTACGGCATTAAATTCGTTTACGTTAAAGATCCTGAGAGAGGTGCTACATGGAAATTGTATCAAGATtatttaaagaataaataG
- the ACH1 gene encoding acetyl-CoA hydrolase (highly similar to uniprot|P32316 Saccharomyces cerevisiae YBL015W ACH1 Acetyl-coA hydrolase primarily localized to mitochondria required for acetate utilization and for diploid pseudohyphal growth), with protein sequence MSVSKLLRERVRYAPYLSKVKKASDLVPLFKNGQYLGWSGFTGVGAPKAIPEALADHVEKNGLQGQLAFNLFVGASAGPEESRWAENNMILRRSPHQVGKPISKAINDGRIEFSDKHLSMFPQDLTYGYYTKNRTDGKILDFSVIEATAIKEDGSIVPGPSVGGSPEFVEASDKLIIEVNTATPNFEGIHDIDIIAPPPYRQPLPYTRVDEKCGRNSIPVDPERVIALVETTQKDKVPDNSPSDEMSKAIANHLVEFFRDEVRHGRMPENLHPLQSGIGNVANAIISGLTDANFRNLNVWTEVLQDSFLDLFENGSLDFATATSVRLTQPGFDRLFKNWDFFKEKLCLRSQVVSNSPEVIRRLGCIAMNTPVEVDIYAHANSTNVNGSRMLNGLGGSADFLRNAKLSIMHTPSARATKKDPTGISCIVPMASHVDQTEHDLDVIVTDQGLADVRGMAPRERAREIINKCAHPDYRDMLADYLERSEHYALKHNCYHEPHMLKNAHKFHTNLLEKGSMKVDAWEPVD encoded by the coding sequence ATGAGTGTTTCCAAGCTTTTAAGGGAAAGAGTTAGGTACGCACCTTACCTATCAAAAGTTAAAAAGGCAAGTGATTTAGTTCCACTTTTTAAAAATGGACAATATTTGGGATGGTCAGGATTTACAGGTGTTGGCGCTCCCAAGGCTATTCCAGAGGCGTTAGCAGATCATGTAGAAAAGAATGGTTTACAAGGTCAATTGGCATTTAACCTGTTTGTGGGTGCATCAGCTGGTCCGGAGGAGTCGCGCTGGGCTGAAAATAATATGATTCTAAGGAGATCGCCACATCAAGTGGGaaaaccaatttcaaaagcaATTAATGACGGGAGGATAGAGTTTTCCGATAAGCATTTGTCTATGTTTCCTCAGGATTTAACGTATGGCTATTATACCAAGAATAGAACCGACGGtaaaattttagatttCAGTGTTATTGAAGCCACCGCCATTAAAGAGGATGGTTCGATTGTTCCGGGTCCATCTGTGGGTGGATCACCTGAATTTGTGGAAGCGAGCGACAAATTAATCATTGAAGTTAATACGGCAACACCCAATTTCGAGGGTATACACGATATTGATATTATTGCACCACCGCCATACCGTCAACCATTACCTTATACTAGAGTAGATGAAAAATGCGGCAGAAATTCTATTCCTGTAGATCCTGAAAGGGTTATTGCATTAGTGGAGACTACTCAAAAGGATAAAGTCCCTGACAATTCACCATCTGATGAGATGTCAAAAGCTATTGCTAACCATTTAGTGGAATTCTTTAGGGATGAGGTTAGACACGGCAGAATGCCAGAAAATTTACACCCATTGCAAAGTGGTATTGGTAACGTTGCTAATGCTATTATTAGTGGATTGACAGATGCAAATTTCAGAAACTTAAACGTATGGACCGAAGTCTTACAGGATTCTTTCCTAGACCTGTTTGAAAATGGATCTCTAGATTTTGCTACTGCCACATCTGTTCGTCTAACACAACCTGGATTTGACCGCCTCTTCAAGAATTgggatttcttcaaagaaaagttGTGTCTAAGGTCTCAAGTAGTTTCCAATTCCCCTGAAGTCATTCGTCGTTTGGGCTGTATTGCTATGAATACGCCTGTTGAAGTTGACATTTACGCACATGCAAACTCGACGAATGTCAATGGTTCTCGTATGTTAAACGGTTTAGGTGGTTCTGCCGATTTCTTAAGGAATGCCAAACTGTCTATTATGCATACACCATCTGCAAGAGCAACAAAGAAGGATCCAACTGGTATCTCATGTATTGTACCTATGGCTTCTCATGTGGATCAAACCGAACACGATTTAGACGTTATCGTTACAGACCAAGGTTTAGCAGATGTGAGAGGTATGGCTCCAAGGGAAAGAGCAAGAGAAATTATCAACAAATGTGCCCACCCTGATTACAGAGATATGTTAGCAGACTATCTGGAAAGATCAGAACATTACGCTTTGAAGCACAACTGTTATCACGAACCCCACATGCTAAAGAACGCTCATAAGTTCCATACCAACCTTTTGGAGAAGGGTTCTATGAAAGTAGATGCATGGGAACCTGTGGACTAA
- the FUS3 gene encoding mitogen-activated serine/threonine-protein kinase FUS3 (highly similar to uniprot|P16892 Saccharomyces cerevisiae YBL016W FUS3 Mitogen-activated protein kinase involved in mating pheromone response activated by phoshporylation by Ste7p provides specificity during the mating vs. filamentous growth response by phosphorylating transcriptional and cytoplasmic targets), with protein sequence MGKRIVFNISSEFQLKALLGEGAYGVVCSAIHKPTGEIVAIKKIEPFDKPLFALRTLREIKILKHFRHENIISIFDVQRPDCFENFNEVYLIQELMQTDLHRVITTQPLTDDHIQYFVYQTLRAVKVLHGSNVIHRDLKPSNLLINSNCDLKICDFGLARIADDPRAEAPMNSGMTEYVATRWYRAPEVMLTAAKYTKAMDIWSCGCILAELFLKRPLFPGKDYRHQLMLIFGVVGTPLGEDLVNIESRRAREYIATLPTFTPVPLRRILPGVNPLGVDLLQRMLAFDPRKRISAAEALRHPYLKTYHDPLDEPEGEPIPSTFFEFDNHKEALTTKDLKMLLWKEIFV encoded by the coding sequence ATGGGGAAGAGAATTGTTTTCAACATCTCCAGtgaattccaattgaagGCATTGTTAGGTGAGGGCGCTTATGGTGTCGTATGTTCAGCAATACATAAACCCACCGGAGAAATCGTTGCCATCAAAAAGATCGAACCCTTTGATAAACCTCTTTTCGCTCTAAGAACACTTAGAGAgataaagattttgaaacatTTCCGTCATGAAAACATTATATCAATATTTGACGTACAGAGACCTGATTGttttgaaaacttcaaTGAAGTATATCTcattcaagaattgatgCAAACCGATCTTCATCGTGTTATCACTACGCAACCATTGACAGATGATCACATTCAATATTTTGTCTATCAGACCTTAAGAGCAGTTAAAGTACTGCATGGTTCCAACGTTATCCatagagatttgaaaccttcGAACTTGttaatcaattccaattgtgATCTCAAGATATGTGATTTTGGACTTGCCAGGATCGCTGATGATCCACGTGCAGAGGCACCCATGAATAGTGGTATGACTGAATACGTTGCTACTAGATGGTACAGAGCACCTGAGGTTATGTTAACCGCCGCTAAGTATACGAAAGCTATGGACATTTGGTCTTGCGGATGTATCTTGGCAGAGTTGTTTTTGAAGAGACCACTTTTCCCCGGTAAAGATTACCGTCATCAGCTGATGTTAATATTTGGAGTTGTCGGTACACCATTAGGTGAAGATCTAGTAAACATTGAATCGAGAAGAGCAAGGGAGTATATTGCTACATTACCTACTTTTACTCCTGTACCACTGCGCAGAATTCTGCCGGGTGTTAATCCACTGGGAGTAGATCTTCTGCAAAGGATGCTTGCGTTCGATCCTCGCAAGAGAATCAGCGCGGCTGAAGCATTAAGACATCCATACTTAAAAACTTACCATGACCCATTAGATGAACCTGAGGGTGAACCAATCCCGTCAACTTTCTTCGAGTTCGATAACCATAAGGAGGCGTTGACGACAAAGGACCTCAAGATGCTACTATGGAAAGAAATATTCGTTTGA
- the PEP1 gene encoding type I sorting receptor (similar to uniprot|P32319 Saccharomyces cerevisiae YBL017C PEP1 Type I transmembrane sorting receptor for multiple vacuolar hydrolases cycles between the late-Golgi and prevacuolar endosome-like compartments) — MLIRLLFCIWAFWFKVIAAEFQPKVTRTSDSTVFYVAAFDDSTTLLRVQENGMFISFDNGGTWQEPNGAPSGVMMVDIDEHHRHDRAVAQTKDGQFYLTEDQGKHWRSLASPIDSKEYLYCDLDTHPLRRDYFLVRCTKCPEMEMGSSQLIDLHKRDSFMPSCQEFSYVSNNGGKDFKKIESPKHEPSPDTEYLGVTCEFASKSVESTLPSSRDLIYCFDGKMDKWFDNDFTFQTSGVLFYTDDFGKSSKVVDQFKDLTVSNFEVLNSHILVYTLEDRFNRWSASNLWVSSDGFKFSKAFLPTILRDMDTYGTTEDGLGRIILPLYVESEDDNRASQILISDSSGLQFRVLELTPEDNMEFSILEASKTLKGTMWADLMSLVKGPRYSGHPSFDFHQVSKISFDYGSTWSNLKVVASPNHRKDLFTCDINDVDHCSLHKLFGDSLPTETAGILMTLGTVGDGSENSWENLMTFISRDGGKTWEVAFEYPCQFAFGDLGNVIVAMPFSPDEDSDPQSEFYYSLDQGKTWKEYQLEVPIMPTELISTTPDSSGLNFIISSFSLTRDNETPPGSFFYTIDFSDAFNGEVCGPKEFESWYLAGGECVNGAKYSYSRRKQNSQCLVRKLFEDLVLTEEICDECTDKDYECSFGFSRDSNGVCKPDFKPLSFSPECMKSGKDSAKVKPMTKLPGNKCRKELKIEPLEVPCTQGHTILLTENNFNSKIQMYQYFDTKQDETLIIDTARNGVYISHDSGQIVKRFDPGENIVEIVFNTYHNSYAYLFGESGKLYVTANRCQSFAIAELPHSRQLGLPLEFHAKDPNTFIYYGGKNCKDMFSPSCHPVAYITTDGGKSFTKLLDNAIHCEFAGSLFKHPVDENLIYCQVKEPQTRKRTLMSSTDLFRNDKKVVLEKIIGYMNTGEFIVAAVPYGENELRAYVTVDGAELAEAKFPQDLTATKQEAFTVLGSETGSVFFHLTTFDEPGYEYGALLKSNSNGTSFVRLQSAVNRNLFGMVDFEKVQALEGIILINVVDNFEKVGTKTEEKKLKSMITFNDGSDWSYIRAPPKDSDSNSYGCNTKQLEKCSLHLHGYTEREDVRDTSFSGSAFGMLIGIGNVGEYLLPEDQCSTFFSRDGGETWREIKKGAYQWEFGDHGGVIVLVPKNSLTDRIFYSIDMGETWSDYILQGAKVYIQDIVTVPGDSALRFLLIASSSSVTGGSTKTFTVDFSNVFERQCSLNPDRPDNEDFKFFSLGQSDSKCLFGHQERYLMKDNYDCFVGNAPLSEFREITKNCSCTRADFECDYNYVKARDGTCTLVEGLSPAGPSDICKKQPELIEYFQPTGYRKIPLSTCVGGLTLDGVLSPLPCPGKEKEFKELHGVKSAPYFFTFLVFFLVLLVIAWFVYDRGVRRNGGFARFGEIRLDGDDLIENNNTDKMVNSIVKSGFYAASAIFSSYQLLKRSMGRAVWKLSEKFGRRSGPTYSSLLHDQFLDEADDLLTGHDEDANDLGSFLAEQGNFEIEDEDNELPPLRAPFTDEPHMESTETAEPVEPVEPVEPVESAEPTETAEPSSSPPQENYNDEHHDNKDDEQDLGAQ, encoded by the coding sequence ATGCTTATACGGTTGCTGTTTTGTATTTGGGCGTTTTGGTTCAAAGTAATAGCAGCTGAATTCCAACCTAAGGTAACAAGAACAAGTGACTCTACTGTTTTCTATGTGGCGGCATTTGATGATTCTACAACTCTACTGAGGGTTCAAGAGAATGGAATGTTTATATCTTTTGACAATGGAGGCACTTGGCAAGAACCTAATGGAGCTCCTTCTGGTGTTATGATGGTTGACATTGACGAACATCACAGACACGATAGAGCAGTGGCACAAACCAAAGATGGCCAGTTCTATCTAACAGAGGATCAAGGTAAACATTGGAGAAGTTTGGCATCACCGATAGACTCAAAGGAATACCTTTATTGTGATTTAGATACACATCCATTAAGAAGAGATTATTTTTTAGTACGCTGTACCAAATGTCCTGAAATGGAGATGGGCTCTTCacaattgattgatttgCATAAAAGAGATAGTTTTATGCCATCTTGTCAAGAGTTCTCATACGTTTCTAAcaatggtggtaaagattttaaaaagaTTGAATCCCCAAAACATGAACCTTCACCAGATACTGAATACTTGGGAGTAACCTGTGAATTTGCTTCCAAGTCTGTGGAATCTACTTTGCCTTCAAGTAGAGATCTCATCTACTGttttgatggtaaaatGGATAAGTGGTTTGATAACGATTTCACATTTCAAACTAGTGGTGTTCTTTTCTATACGGATGATTTTGGTAAATCGAGCAAAGTGGTTGATCAATTTAAGGATTTAACTGTTTCAAATTTCGAAGTACTAAATTCTCACATATTGGTTTACACTTTAGAAGATAGATTCAACAGATGGTCAGCTTCCAATTTATGGGTCTCCAGTGACGGGTTCAAATTCAGTAAGGCCTTTTTACCAACAATTCTTAGAGACATGGATACTTACGGCACCACAGAAGATGGATTGGGACGTATTATTCTTCCCCTGTACGTAGAGTCAGAGGATGACAATAGAGCATCACagattttaatttctgaTTCTTCAGGTTTACAATTTCGTGTTTTGGAACTGACACCTGAAGATAATATGGAGTTTTCCATATTAGAGGCTTCCAAAACATTGAAGGGCACCATGTGGGCAGACCTTATGTCACTTGTAAAAGGTCCACGTTATAGTGGACATCCTAGTTTCGATTTTCATCAAGTGAGTAAAATTAGTTTTGATTACGGTAGCACTTGGTCTAATTTGAAAGTAGTAGCTTCTCCAAATCATCGTAAGGACCTTTTCACTTGTGATATTAATGATGTAGACCATTGTTCTTTACACAAGCTTTTCGGTGATTCTCTACCTACTGAAACTGCTGGCATTTTAATGACGTTAGGTACCGTGGGTGATGGTAGTGAAAATTCCTGGGAAAATCTTATGACTTTTATCTCTAGAGATGGTGGCAAAACTTGGGAAGTGGCATTTGAATACCCTTGTCAATTCGCTTTCGGTGATTTAGGCAACGTTATTGTAGCCATGCCATTCTCTCCGGATGAAGATAGCGATCCTCAGAGTGAATTTTACTACTCATTAGATCAAGGAAAAACTTGGAAAGAGTACCAATTAGAAGTGCCAATAATGCCGACAGAACTAATATCTACTACGCCTGACTCGTCGGGTctcaattttatcattagcAGTTTCAGTTTGACCCGTGATAATGAGACACCCCCAGGAAGCTTCTTTTACACCATCGATTTCTCAGATGCATTCAATGGTGAGGTTTGTGGTCCAAAAGAGTTTGAATCTTGGTATCTAGCAGGTGGCGAATGTGTTAATGGTGCCAAATACTCATATAGTAGGAGGAAACAAAATTCTCAATGTTTGGTTCGtaaattatttgaagatttggttTTAACAGAAGAAATTTGTGACGAATGTACTGACAAGGATTACGAGTGCTCCTTTGGTTTTAGCAGAGATTCCAATGGCGTTTGTAAGCCTGACTTCAAACCATTATCCTTTTCTCCCGAATGTATGAAATCTGGCAAGGACTCAGCAAAAGTGAAGCCAATGACCAAACTGCCTGGCAACAAATGCCgtaaagaattaaaaataGAACCCCTTGAAGTTCCATGTACTCAAGGTCATACAATCCTTCTTACagaaaacaatttcaattccaaaattcaaatgtATCAATATTTCGACACCAAGCAAGACGAGACCCTAATCATTGACACCGCTAGAAACGGCGTCTACATATCGCATGATTCTGGCCAAATAGTAAAAAGATTTGACCCAGGTGAAAACATAGTGGAAATCGTTTTCAACACTTATCACAATTCATATGCATACTTATTTGGTGAAAGCGGCAAGCTTTATGTTACAGCAAACAGATGTCAAAGTTTTGCAATTGCTGAACTTCCTCATTCGAGACAATTGGGGCTACCTTTAGAGTTTCATGCTAAGGATCCTAACACCTTTATCTATTACGGTGGTAAAAACTGTAAAGATATGTTCAGTCCATCTTGTCATCCAGTTGCTTATATCACGACGGATGGTGGAAAGTCTTTCACCAAATTACTCGATAATGCGATCCATTGTGAATTCGCTGGGTCTCTTTTCAAACATCCTGTTGACGAGAATTTGATCTACTGCCAAGTGAAGGAACCTCAAACTAGGAAGAGAACTCTGATGTCCTCTACTGATTTATTCCGTAACGATAAAAAAGTggttttggaaaaaataattGGTTACATGAACACAGGTGAGTTTATCGTAGCCGCCGTCCCTTAtggtgaaaatgaattaaGAGCATATGTAACTGTGGATGGTGCAGAATTAGCTGAAGCCAAGTTTCCACAGGATTTGACAGCAACTAAACAAGAAGCATTCACCGTATTGGGATCAGAGACAGGTTCCGTCTTTTTCCACTTGACTACGTTTGATGAACCAGGTTATGAATATGGTGCACTACTAAAATCTAATTCTAATGGTACTTCTTTTGTCAGGTTACAATCTGCTGTCAACAGAAACTTATTTGGTATGGTAGATTTCGAAAAGGTGCAAGCGTTAGAGGGCATTATTCTTATTAACGTTGTggataattttgaaaaagttggAACCAAAACGGAGGAAAAAAAACTGAAATCAATGATAACCTTTAATGATGGTTCTGACTGGTCGTACATTAGGGCACCTCCAAAGGATTCTGATTCTAACTCCTATGGTTGTAACACAAAGCAACTGGAAAAATGCTCCCTACATTTACATGGATATACAGAAAGAGAAGACGTGAGAGATACATCTTTCTCTGGTTCAGCATTTGGTATGCTCATAGGTATTGGTAATGTTGGTGAGTATTTACTTCCAGAGGATCAATGCTCCACTTTCTTCAGTAGAGACGGTGGTGAAACTTGGCGTGAAATCAAGAAGGGCGCCTATCAATGGGAATTTGGTGATCATGGTGGCGTTATCGTTCTAGTCCCAAAGAATAGCCTGACCGACAGAATCTTTTACTCTATCGATATGGGCGAGACTTGGTCGGATTACATTCTACAAGGTGCGAAGGTTTATATTCAAGACATAGTAACGGTTCCCGGTGATTCTGCCTTAAGATTCCTTCTAATCgcttcctcttcttctgtgACTGGTGGCTCTACAAAAACATTCACTGTAGACTTCTCTAACGTGTTCGAAAGGCAATGTTCTCTTAACCCAGATAGACCtgataatgaagatttcaaatttttttcactggGCCAGTCTGATTCGAAATGTTTGTTTGGTCACCAAGAAAGATATCTCATGAAAGATAATTACGATTGCTTTGTTGGTAATGCACCTCTTTCTGAATTCCGTGAAATTACCAAGAACTGTTCTTGTACCAGAGCTGACTTTGAATGTGATTATAATTATGTCAAGGCACGGGATGGAACTTGTACGTTGGTAGAAGGTTTGAGTCCAGCAGGCCCCTCCGATATTTGCAAAAAACAGCCCGAATTGATAGAGTATTTCCAACCAACCGGTTACAGAAAGATCCCACTTTCAACATGTGTTGGCGGCTTGACACTTGATGGTGTGTTATCGCCTTTACCTTGTCCAGGTAAGGAGAAggaatttaaagaattacatGGTGTCAAAAGTGCCCCTTATTTCTTTACATTCTTAGTGTTTTTCCTCGTATTGCTTGTCATTGCATGGTTTGTCTACGACCGTGGGGTTAGAAGAAACGGTGGATTTGCCagatttggtgaaattagACTTGATGGTGATGACTTGATCGAAAACAATAATACAGATAAAATGGTCAATTCGATTGTAAAATCAGGATTCTATGCTGCTTCCGCAATCTTTTCAAGTTACCAGCTCCTGAAACGTTCTATGGGCCGTGCTGTTTGGAAGTTGAGTGAGAAATTTGGCAGAAGGAGTGGTCCAACTTACTCTTCACTACTCCatgatcaatttttggatgaagCTGATGACTTGTTGACAGGtcatgatgaagatgccaATGATCTCGGCAGCTTCCTAGCAGAACaaggaaattttgaaattgaagatgaagataatgaatTACCCCCACTACGTGCACCATTTACAGATGAACCACATATGGAATCTACAGAAACAGCAGAACCTGTGGAACCTGTGGAACCTGTGGAACCTGTGGAATCTGCAGAACCAACAGAAACAGCAGAACCCTCATCATCCCCACCACAAGAGAACTATAATGATGAACACCACGACAATAAAGATGACGAACAAGATTTAGGAGCACAGtaa
- the POP8 gene encoding ribonuclease P (similar to uniprot|P38208 Saccharomyces cerevisiae YBL018C POP8 Subunit of both RNase MRP which cleaves pre-rRNA and nuclear RNase P which cleaves tRNA precursors to generate mature 5' ends), producing the protein MTWKQLINNALKRTHGIFGEGIEYFFLNQDDKIAYLKVSHLDKDTFSSAVSTYISSDSLVGVPMTVTILQEVSSLTELQINDDDKLWLNKAIEEVKEDSECS; encoded by the coding sequence ATGACTTGGAAACAATTAATAAATAATGCACTAAAGCGTACACACGGTATCTTTGGTGAGGGAATTGAGTACTTCTTTCTCAACCAAGACGATAAGATTGCATACTTAAAAGTAAGTCATTTGGATAAGGATACATTTTCCTCGGCCGTCAGTACTTACATCTCCAGTGATTCACTTGTTGGTGTTCCAATGACGGTAACGATCCTTCAAGAGGTATCTAGCTTAACAGAACTTCAAATTaacgatgacgataaaCTTTGGTTGAATAAGGCCATAGAGGAAGTAAAAGAAGACTCAGAGTGTAGCTGA